The DNA region CTTCTGCTGCTGTCATCCCCAATCCCGGTTTATTCGCCTGGTTCCTTTCGCTTACCCGGACTGTCCAGGCTGCTCCCAGAAGGACAATGCCTGTTAGGAGAAAAACAAAAGGAATCCCCGTCCATCCGCCCAGAAAACCGCCGAGTAACGGGCCGAGTACAATACCGAATTGATTCGCGGTCTGACTCAGACTGACAGCCCTCCCCCGGAAATCACGGTCCGCATATTTGATGATCAACGCATTTAAGGCCGGATACACTGCAGCGAAGAACAGGCCATAGACAAATCGCAGACTTCCAAAATAAATGAGGTTATGCGCCGTCAGTTGCAGCAAACTGCCAATGCCGCCGCCCAGCAGACCGATAAACAGCGTTTTCTCGTATCCGATCTTCCCGCCAATCCGTCCCCAACGAGGCCCCATAATGACCGTTGCCACGCCGATGGCCGAGAAGACGATTCCTGCACTAAGTGTTGCACTACTGACGTCTCCACCAATCTGGACCACATAAAGCGTCAGCACAGGTTCAATGATGAGCACGGAAGTCGAAACGAGTAAAATCAAACCATAGATCCCCATTAATCCCGGAGTAGCGGCAGCTTTTTTCAAATCACCCAGAATGCTTGTGCGAACCACAGTGCGGGGACCACGGGCTTCTTTGACCCATATCACCATCACAGCCGAGAGCAGCGTAATGATCCCCGAGGCGATAAAGCATCCGCGCAGCCCGATCCAATGGCTTAGCACGCCACCGACAAGCGGCCCCAGAATTCCCCCGGTAGCTGTGGATGTGGAGATGACACCAAGCGCATAACCTACATGCTTCTCCGGAGTATTGGTGCCGACCAATGTAATCGATGCAGGATTGAAGCCGGCCATGAGTCCCTGAAATATCCGCACAGCAATAAACGAGTAAGGATCATAAACGAAATAGTTAGCCAGATGAGCAATGGCGAGCCCAACGCCCGAACGAATCAGCATCAGTTTGCTGCCGTATCTGTCAGCCAGCGATCCCCAGAAGGGAGCACATAGTCCACTGATCAGAAAGCTGATTGAGATCGAGACGCCGGACCAGACTTCCAGTCCACTCTGGATACCAAGATCCTTTTGCAAAAACAGCGGAAAGAATGGAACGGACAAGGTGTATGCCATATGATTGAAAAACAGACCAAACCACAGAATATACAGATTTCGCTTCCAATGCGGCATCTTGGCATTCTCCATACTATATAATTCCTATATAAAAAGTAGGTTATTAACCATATTAGGGTACCGTTACTGGAAAGTATAATAGAAAAGTTCAATAGACCCATTCAACAATTAAATGAATGGATCTGTTATATAATTTGAACTAAAAATTTTACACTGAACACGCCTATGACAGAATAACCTTCCAATCGCTGTTATCCCCAGATTTTTTTGATTCCCTTTTCTCAAGGGAAAAATCCGCTGATAAAGGCGAAGCATATGCTTCCGATGCAGCTTTCTTTCAGAAAGCTTTTAGCTTCGCTTTTCCAGGTTTTTTCTGTCCTCTCCGTTTCTGTGTAAAAGAATAGTTCAACTTATATAGATGTACAGTAAAAATTACTGCACTTGAACGGACATAAACACATCCACCTCGTCTTCACTGTCCAAGACAAACCCAAAGCGTTCATACAAACGCCGAGCCGGGCTGCCCTGCAATACATTTAAAATGACACGCCTTCCCTGAACTTCATCCCTTTGCAGCAGTGTGTTTAACACCTGAGTTCCTATTTTCTGTCCCTGAACATCGGGATGGATATAGAAATGTTCCAATAGCATCTCTTCCAACTTGGGCTTCAACGCTACACACCCCACCGCTGCACCTTCGACCTCAATTATCCATGTATACTCCGGGTCAAATGTATTACGGAAACGTTCACGAACCTTCACCTCATCGTACCTTCCCAGCCTGTTTAAATCATCATACAGAGCCAAGGCCCGCAAATCAGCAAGTTGCTCTTGGTCTGCCTGTATAGCTTGACGCATTGTTATCTGGATCATTGGATGAACTCCTTTCCCGGATTTAATACTCTGGATATGAGCCGCCTACGTTTCATCGTCCTCATCCTCTTCTTCCATACACTTCTGAATAAATTCAAATAATCCCGCAGCCTCAACCGACCGATGTCCCCAATCATGCCAAAAGTACAACACCTGTCCCACAGTTCCCGTACTTGATGGGTCTGTGTCCAGACACAGATAATCTCCGCCACCATTGGCAGCAATCGGAATCCATTTGCAATTCCACAGTACCGGCTTAACGGCATCATCTTCAATCTCGGGCTCCATCTCGTCGGGGTCGAATTCTTCCTGCAAAAACGCCCAGTTCTCCTTCACCTGATCCAGTGGTGACAATGTCAGATTACGAATAAAGGATGGTACGCCAATACTCCAGACTTGTCCGTTATGCACTCGATACAGAGCCTTCATCTCTTCAGGCAATATTACCCCGAGTTCATTTTCCACGGATCGAAAATCTTCGTTTGTCGCACCTTGCTGAAGATTGAGCGAAGCCTCAAAATCCGCATTTGCCCTCGCGCCTTTTGCAATAATACGTTGCCATAACAGTTCTGCTTGCTTGATCATTCTAAATCCTCCTCCTTGTGTGCTTTATTGGTTATTTCAACTGGTACGGAAAGTCTACACTTCTCGCTTCTCCTCAGGAGTATAGATGATGCGCTGATAATCCATATCCTTGGTATCCATATCGCCCAGGTACATTCGTTGATGTTCAGGCACCTGCTCATATTTTCCCTTCAGTTGGGTTCGATTGTACTCACTGGGGTCCTCCAAATACATATGGTAGGCGTGGCGACATTCTTCCAACGTCGTTTGTTCTCCACTCAGTTTCTTATACATATCCAGCAACTCCAGATACTTGTCACCGACATTTTCCGCATAACTTTCTTCCGAGAACGTCACTTCCCCCAGATCCAATATCGTGATCACTACCGGGCGTTCGATGGTTGTAAAAAAGGTTCCGTCTCTGAACCAGACCGCCAGGTCATCGATTGAAACCTTTACGGGATGTGGCAAGTTATAGATGGCCACCTGACCATCCTCATACACAACCAGATGGACCAGGTAGTGCTGACCTTCGTACCTCATGAAAATGGAGAATCCATCACCTTGTATCGTTTCATAGAACAATTCGCTTACAACGGCAAAATCAATCGCTGTAGGCGAATGTGAAATTCTTCTTGCCTCCATCAGCTTCTGCT from Paenibacillus sp. JNUCC-31 includes:
- a CDS encoding MFS transporter, with protein sequence MENAKMPHWKRNLYILWFGLFFNHMAYTLSVPFFPLFLQKDLGIQSGLEVWSGVSISISFLISGLCAPFWGSLADRYGSKLMLIRSGVGLAIAHLANYFVYDPYSFIAVRIFQGLMAGFNPASITLVGTNTPEKHVGYALGVISTSTATGGILGPLVGGVLSHWIGLRGCFIASGIITLLSAVMVIWVKEARGPRTVVRTSILGDLKKAAATPGLMGIYGLILLVSTSVLIIEPVLTLYVVQIGGDVSSATLSAGIVFSAIGVATVIMGPRWGRIGGKIGYEKTLFIGLLGGGIGSLLQLTAHNLIYFGSLRFVYGLFFAAVYPALNALIIKYADRDFRGRAVSLSQTANQFGIVLGPLLGGFLGGWTGIPFVFLLTGIVLLGAAWTVRVSERNQANKPGLGMTAAEVSGNSIKK
- a CDS encoding GNAT family N-acetyltransferase; translated protein: MIQITMRQAIQADQEQLADLRALALYDDLNRLGRYDEVKVRERFRNTFDPEYTWIIEVEGAAVGCVALKPKLEEMLLEHFYIHPDVQGQKIGTQVLNTLLQRDEVQGRRVILNVLQGSPARRLYERFGFVLDSEDEVDVFMSVQVQ
- a CDS encoding SMI1/KNR4 family protein, whose protein sequence is MIKQAELLWQRIIAKGARANADFEASLNLQQGATNEDFRSVENELGVILPEEMKALYRVHNGQVWSIGVPSFIRNLTLSPLDQVKENWAFLQEEFDPDEMEPEIEDDAVKPVLWNCKWIPIAANGGGDYLCLDTDPSSTGTVGQVLYFWHDWGHRSVEAAGLFEFIQKCMEEEDEDDET
- a CDS encoding DUF7638 domain-containing protein, producing the protein MQKIRRTKQIEGTTTPGIIHNGGQHFLIPVQIYEDGMINCWELVDLKGLKQKINDDWIGSHVPSGEVLSIHGLGAYQVDQANWVYNDSSYYEHIQRKVRTLNPEFQNITEITPRQQKLMEARRISHSPTAIDFAVVSELFYETIQGDGFSIFMRYEGQHYLVHLVVYEDGQVAIYNLPHPVKVSIDDLAVWFRDGTFFTTIERPVVITILDLGEVTFSEESYAENVGDKYLELLDMYKKLSGEQTTLEECRHAYHMYLEDPSEYNRTQLKGKYEQVPEHQRMYLGDMDTKDMDYQRIIYTPEEKREV